GTGTCCTCCCAGGGCGTGGTGAACTGGTTCTGCTCGCCGAGGTTCGACTCGCCCAGTGTCTTCGCCTCGCTGCTCGACCATGACCGTGGCGGGTACTTCCGGCTGGCACCCGAGCATGCCGACATGACGTGCAAGCAGCTCTACTACCCGGACACCGGCGTGCTGGTCACGAGGTTCATGTCGCCGGAGGGCGTCGGCGAGGTCATCGACTGGATGCCGGCGAACACCAGCCGTGTCCCCACCGACCGCCACTGCCTGATGCGGGTGATTCGCGTGGTGCGCGGCACCGTGCGGTTCCTGCTGGAGTGCAGGCCGCGCTTCGACTACGGCCGGGCCGAGCACGAGCTCGATCTGCGACCCCAGGAGGCGGTGTTCCGGGGCCCCGGGATCGCCGGTCATCTACAGGCCGGCTTCCCGCTCGCGCGGGACGGGCAGGACGTACGGGGTGCGGTCACGCTCGGCAGCGGCGAGTCGGCCGTCGCCGTCTTCACCACGTGCGCGGTCGACGGTGAGGCACCGCCGCCGCCCACGGTCGAGAGCGTGACGTCCGCTCTGTGGCGCGAGGTGGACTTCTGGCAGAAGTGGCTGCGCACCTCCCACTACCGGGGGCGTTGGGGCGAGATGGTGAACCGCTCCGCCATCACGATCAAACTCCTCACCTACCACCCGACCGGTGCGCCGGTCGCCGCCGCCACCATGGGCCTGCCGGAACAGGTCGGCGGTGAGCGCAACTGGGACTACCGGTACTCGTGGGTGAGAGACGGATCGCTCTCGGTACGGGCCCTGCTCGACCTCGGGTTCACCGAGGAGGCGTCGGCGTTCACCAAGTGGCTGGGCGACCGGATGCACGACCGGGCGGAGCTGCCCGGCGAACGCCTCCAGATCATGTACCGGGTCGACGGGGACCCGCACCTGACCGAGGAGACCCTCGACCACTGGGAGGGCTACCGGGGATCGAGGCCGGTCCGGGCCGGCAACGCGGCCGCCGACCAGTTGCAGCTCGACATCTACGGCGAGTCCCTCTACGCCATGGCCGAGGGCATGGACATCGGCGTGGAGCTGGGCTACCACGGCTGGAAGGGGCTGGCCCGGACGTTGGACTGGCTGTGCGACAACTGGGACCGTCCCGACGAGGGCGTCTGGGAGACCCGCGGAGGCCGTAACGACTTCACGTTCAGCCGGGTGATGTGCTGGGTCGCCTTCGATCGAGGCATGCGCATGGCGACCGAACTGAGCCGCCCCGCCGACATCCCGCGCTGGCGCAACGCCCGCGACAGCATCCTCGACCAGGTGATGGACAAGGGCTGGAGCCATGCCGAGCAGGCCCTGGTGCAGCACTACGGCGGCGACGTCCTCGACGCCTCCCTCCTGCTGATCCCGCGCGTGGGTTTCCTCGCCGCGAAGAGCCCCGGCTGGCTCTCCACCCTGGACGCGATGGAACGCAAGCTGGTCTCGGACAGCCTCGTGTACCGGTACGACCCGGCCGCCTCCCCGGACGGCCTGCGCGGCTCGGAGGGCACCTTCAGCCTCTGCACCTACCTCTACGTCGACGCCATGGCCCGGGCCGGGCGCGTACGGCCGGCGCGCTACACCTTCGAGAAGATGCACACCTACGCCAACCATGTCGGCCTTTTCGCCGAGGAGATCGGCCCGAGTGGCGAGCAACTCGGCAACTTCCCGCAGGCGTTCACCCACCTGTCCCTCATCATGGCGGCATCGACCCTGGACGAGGCCATCGACCGGCAGCGGCGGCTCGACTGAGCCGGAGTCGGCGAGTTCACGCCGGCGGACTTCGAGCCCCACGGGCCGCGGTGACCGTGCCCGCCCGCCTGCCCGCCTGCCCGCCTGCCCGCCGGGAGGGAGGGGACGACGCCCGGCCGGGGAGAGGTCCTACGGGCCGGGCTCGTCGGGCGGTGAAGCACCGGGGGCAGCGTCCCGGGTGCGCCGTCCCCCGATGCCCTGGGAGTCGGCCGTCCGTGCCTCGGCGCGACGGAGGTCGTCCGCGAACTCCCTTTCGACAGCCTCGTCGAGGAGACGGAGTTCGGCGTGCAGCGCGGGCCCGCACTCGTCCGGCAGGCTCGCGAGGAGACCTTCGAGCAGGGCCCGCAGCCGTCGGCAGACCTGGACGGAGGTCGCGCCGTAGTCGCGGATCTCGGTGACCGCGAGCTCCAGGTAGTCCTCCCAGGGCCGGCCGGACAGCACGAGGCGCAGCCGGCCACGGTCGTCGGCGAGCTCGTAGTGGCCGCGGGGTCCGGCGCGGCCGACGGTGTGCAGGAACGCTTCGATGTGGTTCAGCACCTGGACGGCGGTGGTGGGGTCGTTGACGGCGGGTGAGAGGGCGCGGATGGCGATGTCGACCAGGATGCGCAGGGCGAAGGCCGGGTCCTGCTCGATCGTCCGCTCCGCCCCGAGGGCGAGAAGGTCTGTCACCCGTTGCGGGTCGGGCGGGGACGCGGCGCTGTGGACCTCGACGACGGTGCCGCCGGGCGGCACGAAGTCGCCGACGGAGGCGGCCAGCACGAACACGCAGTCGTGCCGGGCCGCGAGCGAGACCATCCCGGGTACGTTCAACGCCTGGACGACACCGCCGCGTTCCGACCGGATACGGGTCACCGAGCCGGTCGTCGGCGGGGCCTTGTCGGGCGCAGCGGTGCTCCGTAGGTGTGCCGCCGCGTGATGGACGACCTGTTCGCCCGAGCGTCCCACGATGTCCGCGATCGCCACCGGCCGCAGGTTGTGGGTGAAGCGGTTGAGGTAGATCAGCAGGAGAAGGAGGCTTGCGGAGACGGCGATACCGGCCATGGACACGCCGAGGTTGGGCACGGAGTCCGTCTCGATGCTCCGCAGCAGCGTGTACGCGAAAGCGAAAGTGCCGGTGAACGTGCCCAGCACTGCTTTCTGCAACCGGTCGCGATACCAGAGCCGCATGTACCGCGGTGAGAGGGTGCCGGTGGCCTGCTGGATGACGAGGACGCCGATGGTGACGACGAACCCGAGCAGCGCGATCATCGATCCGACCACGGAGCTGAGGACACTGGTCGCGGTCGACGCGGAGTAGTCCCAGGTCGACGGCAGCCAGGACGCCCCGTCCACGGAGGCAGCCGCCTCGGCCAGGGCGACGCCGAGCACGAGCCCGAACAGCGGGACGATCCAGAGACTGGCCTTGACGTACTGCCTCAGTCGGAAGCGGGCGGCCCAGGAGGTCATACGGAACCCATCAGAACGGCGGTGTCGCCCGGCAGCGGTGTGATGGTCTGGGTCCCGGTGACCGGGGCCAGCCGGCCGTCGGCGCGGACGACGAACAGGATGTCGTGGTCCGGGGGGACCGGCGTGGATCCGGGCCGCACATGGAAGCGGGCACCCCGCTCGTAGCGGGCCGCGAGTCGCTGTCGGACGAGTGCGCGGCCGAAGAGGATGTCGCCGCCGGTGTAGGGGGCGACCACCCCGTGGCTGTCCCGCGGCGGCCCCACCCGGTAGACGGGCCCCTGCACGTTGTCCTTGATGACGACCGAGGCGAGGGCGTTGAAATCGTCGTCGTCGGTGAGCAGGAACACCGCCGTCACGCCCTCCAAGCGGGCTCGGGGGTTGGTGGCGGTCGCCAGCATCTCGCCATGGGCGAGGTCGATCCCGGCCGAGGTGATCCGCTCGCGTTCCTCGTCGAGTCCGGCCCACATCAGCACGTCGAGTCCCGCGGTCTTCAGGGCCTGTCCCAGGCCGATCACCCACGGGGCCCCGCCGACCAGCAGAGGGCGCGTCCGCGCCGACCGGACGACCTCCAGCTTCCGGGCCACGGGGGCGGCGGTCAGCGCGTAGAGCAGGACCGTCCCCACGATCACGAGGAAGGTGATCGGAAGGATCTTGGACGCGCCGGGCAGTCCCTTCTCCACCAGGGCGGCGGAGAAGGCGGACGCGGTCGAGGCGGCGACGATGCCGCGCGGTGCCATCCACCCGATGAAGCCCCATTCGCCCATGGTGAGATCGGACCCCCGGGCCGCCGCGTACGCGACGAGCGGCCGGATCAGGAGGACGAGCACGGCGATCAGGATCAGGGAGGGGACGAGCACGGGCACCACGGACGCGGGGGTGACGGCGGAGGAGATGGAGATGAACAGCAGACCGATGATCATCTGGACGAGTGTTTCGAGGAACGGTCTGCGGGCCGGCATGTCCATCCCCGGCAGGTTGGTGATGGCGAGTCCGGTGACGATGGCGGCGATGAGGCCGGTGTCGTCGCGGACGATGTCACAGAGCGCGGAGACGAGGATGACCGTCGCCAGCTGGGCGAGGGTGCCGAGCGTCTCGCCGAGCCTCAGCTTGTGCAGGGCCAGCCACAGGACGACGGTGGCCACCGCACCGCCCGCGAGGCCCACGCCCATGCTGAGGAGGAACTGCCCGATCTGGTAGCCCCGGCCGATGTCGATCGGATGGCTGGTCGCGACCGCGTGGAACACGATGGCGCCGAGAATGCCGCCGATCGGGTCGGTCAGCGTTCCTTCCCAGATCAGGATGCGCCGCAGCTTGTCCGTCGGTCTGACGTATTCGAGCAGGGGGCCGACGACGGTGGGGCCGGACACCACGAGGATCACGCCGATCATCGCCGCCACCCGCAGCGGGATGCCGAACAGGGCCGGTCCGATGCCCGCGACGGCGAAGAAGGTGACCAGGA
The sequence above is a segment of the Streptomyces asoensis genome. Coding sequences within it:
- a CDS encoding DUF2254 domain-containing protein gives rise to the protein MTSWAARFRLRQYVKASLWIVPLFGLVLGVALAEAAASVDGASWLPSTWDYSASTATSVLSSVVGSMIALLGFVVTIGVLVIQQATGTLSPRYMRLWYRDRLQKAVLGTFTGTFAFAYTLLRSIETDSVPNLGVSMAGIAVSASLLLLLIYLNRFTHNLRPVAIADIVGRSGEQVVHHAAAHLRSTAAPDKAPPTTGSVTRIRSERGGVVQALNVPGMVSLAARHDCVFVLAASVGDFVPPGGTVVEVHSAASPPDPQRVTDLLALGAERTIEQDPAFALRILVDIAIRALSPAVNDPTTAVQVLNHIEAFLHTVGRAGPRGHYELADDRGRLRLVLSGRPWEDYLELAVTEIRDYGATSVQVCRRLRALLEGLLASLPDECGPALHAELRLLDEAVEREFADDLRRAEARTADSQGIGGRRTRDAAPGASPPDEPGP
- a CDS encoding glycoside hydrolase family 15 protein, which codes for MDRYPPIADHGLVGDLQTAALVSSQGVVNWFCSPRFDSPSVFASLLDHDRGGYFRLAPEHADMTCKQLYYPDTGVLVTRFMSPEGVGEVIDWMPANTSRVPTDRHCLMRVIRVVRGTVRFLLECRPRFDYGRAEHELDLRPQEAVFRGPGIAGHLQAGFPLARDGQDVRGAVTLGSGESAVAVFTTCAVDGEAPPPPTVESVTSALWREVDFWQKWLRTSHYRGRWGEMVNRSAITIKLLTYHPTGAPVAAATMGLPEQVGGERNWDYRYSWVRDGSLSVRALLDLGFTEEASAFTKWLGDRMHDRAELPGERLQIMYRVDGDPHLTEETLDHWEGYRGSRPVRAGNAAADQLQLDIYGESLYAMAEGMDIGVELGYHGWKGLARTLDWLCDNWDRPDEGVWETRGGRNDFTFSRVMCWVAFDRGMRMATELSRPADIPRWRNARDSILDQVMDKGWSHAEQALVQHYGGDVLDASLLLIPRVGFLAAKSPGWLSTLDAMERKLVSDSLVYRYDPAASPDGLRGSEGTFSLCTYLYVDAMARAGRVRPARYTFEKMHTYANHVGLFAEEIGPSGEQLGNFPQAFTHLSLIMAASTLDEAIDRQRRLD
- a CDS encoding cation:proton antiporter, with the translated sequence MTGEDILLGIALTVALATGSQILANKLRVPALIVLLPVGFAAGAVTDVIHPGQLVGPDFPALVSLSVAVILYDAGLGLNLRNLTGRTRGTVVRLLIIGILVTFFAVAGIGPALFGIPLRVAAMIGVILVVSGPTVVGPLLEYVRPTDKLRRILIWEGTLTDPIGGILGAIVFHAVATSHPIDIGRGYQIGQFLLSMGVGLAGGAVATVVLWLALHKLRLGETLGTLAQLATVILVSALCDIVRDDTGLIAAIVTGLAITNLPGMDMPARRPFLETLVQMIIGLLFISISSAVTPASVVPVLVPSLILIAVLVLLIRPLVAYAAARGSDLTMGEWGFIGWMAPRGIVAASTASAFSAALVEKGLPGASKILPITFLVIVGTVLLYALTAAPVARKLEVVRSARTRPLLVGGAPWVIGLGQALKTAGLDVLMWAGLDEERERITSAGIDLAHGEMLATATNPRARLEGVTAVFLLTDDDDFNALASVVIKDNVQGPVYRVGPPRDSHGVVAPYTGGDILFGRALVRQRLAARYERGARFHVRPGSTPVPPDHDILFVVRADGRLAPVTGTQTITPLPGDTAVLMGSV